In Ananas comosus cultivar F153 linkage group 7, ASM154086v1, whole genome shotgun sequence, the sequence TTAAAAACTAACCCACCCTCTCCAAACCTAGCTAGCATCTAATAACGAAACAACCACCATACAACGCACCCAACTTCTCACAATTAATTATTTCGCACAACCCATGCATAgaataaaacaaaaactaaacTAATTACGCTACGTACCCTAGTGTAACTCTACACGTAAAACTCGCATGCGTGCATGAGCCATGCATGCATGTACGTACGTGCACACGTTACGTACTACGTATGTACGCACGTAACTCAAGGGATAATccctccggcgccgccgccgacgcctcctccggcgccgccgactccgccgactCCTCCGACACCGCCAACTCCGCCGACACCCCCGACGCCGCCAACTCCGCCGGCGGCGCCGCCAACACCCCCGACGCCCCCGCCGAGGCCTCCTACTCCCCCACCGACGCCGCCGAGGccaccgacgccgccgccgaggccgccgaggccgccgattccgccggcgccaccgaccccgccgacgccgccgaggAGTGGCAGCCCGGCGACCCCTCCGAAGGCGCCGATGCCGGCGGCGCCCCCGAGGAGCGGCAGCCCCCCGATGgtgccgccgccgacgccgactcccccgccgacgccgccgaaCACGATGTTCTTCTCGTCGCCGAGCCCCGCCGCCGTGTCGGCGCCGTCCTTCTGGGCCCCGCCACTCGTGCTGACGTGGACGTGGCTAGGCACATTCCGGGCCCCAACATGGGCTACAACCACGGCCACCATTACAAAAACAATGCACCACCTCGccatgtttctctctctctctctctctctctaattctcacctctctttccctctctaagATGTGGAGGGGACGATGTGTGCTTCTGAGAAAGGAAGGTGTGTGTGTTGTGGTttatatataggagagagagagggagagagagaggagagggtgtCAGGGGACAGTTAGAGAGAGTAAATGCGAGGAGAGGGGGTGTAATAAAGTGGTAACACGTAAAATAGtgagtcctatatatatatatatatatggttggaAACAAGGGCTTTTATTATGTCTACTAGGGCAAAAGAAAAGCGACGTGTCGATGTTACTCGTGGGTCCAACTTCTCAGTCTCTTTATCATTATGTTTGTGTTGGGACGCATCGACGTACGACACTGTGTTATCAAAAGATTAATACAAATCAACTTCGACtgtcactacaaaaaaaatcacGCTCCTTTTTgacaaatttgcataaaaaattcattaattttaaacttttgtaaaaataggatgcattttttattttttcagattcaatctgaattttcagcaaactaatcaaaattttcttattactttttctttctccttttttttctcgcgtccattttttttttctctcgtcgAAGAAAGCAACAGATGCAGAGGTGGAGGCAGAAACGGCTCGCCTCACCTCtaaccctcatgctctcgccctcgccctcacccttgccctcgcccgcgcaccccccaccttcctcgcctccgatcccaCCGAGGCTGCACCGggactcttctttttttttcccctctccgactctcctccaccgtctccgacaacgatgtctctctcgcccttcctcGCCCATcttgtcctctctctctccctttccctctccctcttctgccgcctccgacaaCGACGCATTTTCGCCGACGCTAATACCGTGAAGGTCGCTatggcgctgcagcctcggagcgggagGTTCTTAGCGGcggcgtcgccggcgccgtggccgttggcagagaggggtgacaaaaaaaaattatagaaaaagtaagaaaaaaaataaagataaaaatttatagaaaaagaaggatgaagatgaaattgcgccgttaaaataaaatggtactgttttaaaagaatattgcactattatggacatatgttgtactacttaagatgtaaactgcagctttaagataaaaattatactttttaaacaaaaattgtactttttggagatatttatactatttctccttttattgcactctttcagatgtaaactgcatccattaagatgaaaattatactctttaaacgacaGTTGCACGCgatctttgagagatatttacactatttcttcttttcttgcaccctttgagatataaactgcatccctttaagaaatatttatactgttacttctcttgttgcactatttcttctcttgttacactgttttttctcttaaagggtgccgtttaatagaaaaaatagtaaaacaagagaagaaatagtgcaacaagagaagaaacagtgcaacaagagaagaaacaatataaatatctcttaaatgggtgcagtttatatttcaaagagtgcaacaagagaagaaacagtgtaaatatctctcaaagagtataacttttgtttaaagagtgtaattttcatcaaaatagatgcagtttatatctgaaagagtgtaataagagaagaaacagtgtaaatatctcctaaagagtataattttcgtttaaagagtatagttttcatcttaaagctgcagtttatatcttaatagtgcaacgttcttttaaaactgtgcaattttattttaacggtgcaatttaatcttcatctttctttttctataattttttatctttattttttttttcttccttcttctatattattttttgtcacccctctctgccagcGCCGGTGACAACGCCACTAAGGACCCCcgtccgaggctgcagcgccgtagcgacctccacggtgtcggtgtTGGCGAAGATGCGTTGTCAGCGAAaatgcgtcgtcgtcgaaggcggcagaggaagaggaagagggagaggacgagaagggcggggaagggtgagagaggcgtcgtcgtttAAGACGATGGAGGAGagttggagaagaaaaagaaaaggagttgCGGCGCGGCTTCGGCAGGGTCGAAGGTGAGGAAGGTGGAGGGTGCACGAGtaagggcgaaggcgagggcgagggcgagagcatgagggtgagaggtgaGGCGAGCCGTTTCCGCTTCCGCCCCTGCCTTCGCTGCCTCTtcagcgagagaaaaaaaaatgaacgagagaaaaaatagaggagagagaaaaagtaataagagtattttgatcagtttgctgaaaattcggtccgaatctgtaaaatcgaaaaaagtggcccacttttgcaaaaacgcaaaactagtgaattttttatgcaaattggccctcCTTTTTATTAAAGATAATTTTGTAAAGACGTTCCAAAAAGATTTCTCACGCGTCTCTACaatacaacaaatatatatcaaccttttaaaaaatattatcatataaattttttattatatcaaactaatttactaaataattaatttatctattattttttttattttttttaaatcttaatgCTTTAGAATGTCAGAATATTTATCGATGTGCCATAAGCGTCAGTGTACTAGGACGCTTTtaaatatagttaaatatataataattttttaaaaatgttagtTTTTTTGGAGTGTATATAATGGATGAAAAGATCACAACGGTTGAAGATAAAGATCAAATTTATGACCTCATAGAGTATAAGTGTTTAAAATTAGCTTTAATATCATATTCTTTAAAGCACGGATTTATGTAATAAAAAATgaccaaaaatatatttaacaaacaTCTTACAATGTGTTtctttgatttatttaaaaaatattataatatttgataaatgaAAAGTACGCACGATCAATTAagagcttgtttggttcatccattttagatatggaatggaaatcggtttgatcaaatccggt encodes:
- the LOC109713188 gene encoding glycine-rich cell wall structural protein-like — its product is MARWCIVFVMVAVVVAHVGARNVPSHVHVSTSGGAQKDGADTAAGLGDEKNIVFGGVGGGVGVGGGTIGGLPLLGGAAGIGAFGGVAGLPLLGGVGGVGGAGGIGGLGGLGGGVGGLGGVGGGVGGLGGGVGGVGGAAGGVGGVGGVGGVGGVGGVGGVGGAGGGVGGGAGGIIP